The genomic segment ATACCATATAAGTTAAATATTTCCTCaatttatattatatgtttatatgTATTTTGTCTAACATAGGGATAGGGTTGAGTAATATTTCAATAATAAAATCTTGTTATAAAGTGAATAAAAATAATAGGATAAACCATCCCTGCCTCAATCGTTCAATAGATTTCCAATTCTTCATTAGAGTCAACCACGAAAGACCTAAACAATGAAATTTGTACTTTACTGATTTTTGAGTAGAATACCATATGAAGTGTAAAAAATGTATAAGAAGGGTTGCGTTTATTAAACACGTACGCGGATGGCTATAATATCCGACTTCTCTTTTGTTTAAGTACTTTCTATTCGGGTAGCCCCGGTCGTCCTTTATCAAACGAAAATCTATATTCAATGCAAAAATGatgtagaatttttttttgataattcCCTATCGACAACATATCTAACTAATATATATCTGTAATTTATGTTCTGGGGTTTACATAGACTCATATATTTTGTTATAATTGAAATTGAGAAGgattttttgataaaaaaaataaatactgATTAGTTTTATCTCAATTTGTATTTTCTTATGTATGTCATTAGGAAATTACAATTTTGAGATTCAAATCTGCAGAAGCATTCATAAATTCGAAGTAAGCATAATCAGTCAATAGTTAATGGTTCAAATTTGTCGGCGGCACCTTGGTAATCGTTGATGATTTTTccagatttacttgggttatttttctcaaatcgaaagatcaaactgctgcacaactgattaagcttttcaaaaaattattaaaagaaaaatcagttggaattggcAGAATATGGTCTGATCGAGGGACAAAATTTGTCAATGAAAATCTTTctcaatttttagaaaatactgcaattaagcatgagttctcagcagctagaacacctcatcaaaatggtgtagctgaaagacGAAATCGTACGCTTAAAGAAGCAGCTAGgacgatgcttgctgattccagtatatctcaaagattttgggcagaagcagtaaatactgcgtgttatactcagaacagaccaatgattaataaaaatcatttgaaaataccgtatgagatctggcatggaaagaAAAGTGTGGTGTCCTACTTCAGAATatttggctgcagatgttttattcataataatggCAAAAAGCATTTGAAaacttttgatgctaaatatgaagaagaaatatttatgggttATTCATGAGTTAGTAAGGTTTATAGAGTGTTTAATAAATTTACTTTGAATGTAGAAGATTCATTTCATGTCGTATTTGATGAatctgtactaactgataagccaactgatccagttgagctaatCGATCGATCTACAgaaatcagtttggaggatgatagtgAAGTAGACCAAATCATGATAGAAATCTGTCATAAATGACATTAACCTCATTAGATGATGCAGTTAAGTCACTATCTGAGTATGGATTTGATTAGACCAAGATGGACACTTCTTCTCGTATGATTCATGatcaatttttttagaaaataaagaGTCTATACTGAGTAAGAACTCGAAATTGATTGACTACCAACAACTCATGCCTGTGCACACATGCCAAAAGATCAAATAATATATCCAGAGAATCTGGCCGGAAAGGAGATGACTCACAACGCTTTTATACCAGGAGCCACGCATCCCACCTTTGTTGATCTTATTGGACGAACATGTCACACAAGACTTGCATAATGTGGTTTGCCTAGTTCACTTGGTTTGCAGGCTACTATGTTTAGCCCGAGGGTTGATCTATACACAACTACGGGTAGAGGTTGTAGGTGcccgtaaaaaaataaaataaaaaaaaatccagaAATCACTTATCGGAGTTTCACTGTACAGGTGAAAACAAATACCCAACTCTTTTGTAATATGGTTGTCTATTTTTGTGGGTTCCCAGAATTAATGGCCGAAAACAAATTCCAACTGTCACTACATGGCTTCCTCTCATTCAATTATCATTATAGTGTCTTTTTTTCTGAGAAATCAACGTTATTGCCTTATCCTTCACAAAAACAACCAAAACCCAACTCTTGGTTCACAGTGCACCACCGCCTATTTTGCTCTTAGTCGTGCAAGTTTCTTGAATTCGAAAAGCCATTCACCAATCATCATTCCCCACTTTTATTCTCTTTCAAGTCCCAAAATCCTCCACAGTTTCGCTGCAACGCTTTCTTTTTTCTAGTTTGATTTGCAGAATCTTGAATCATGGCAGCTGATTACCCTGCAAGAAGAAATTCAAACACGCAGATTCTACAAGAACTCGAGGAACTTAGTGAGTCGATGTACCAATCACACTCTTCAAATACTGCCCGAAGAACTGCCTCTCTTGCTCTCCCAAGAAGTGCAGTTCCCACCACTGATTCGACCGGGACTGAGAAAAACGAGGTGAAGATCATCAACCCGAAGCCTAGAACAAGGCGCATGTCCTTGTCTCCGTGGCGATCTAGGCCGAAGATAGACGAAGAAACCGAGCAGACAGAACCAAGCGAAAGGTCAGCTCCGAAAGAAGGTATAAGCAAGTGGACTGATGACCAACCAGCTGCTACATCAGAAAAAAAAGGGATTTGGAATTGGAAGCCGATGCGCGCCCTGTCACACATCGGCATGCAGAAGCTTAGCTGCTTGTTCTCTGTCGAAGTTGTCGCTGTTCAGGGCCTTCCAGCTTCCATGAATGGTCTTCGAATGGCAGTTTGTGTTAGAAAGAAGGAAACCAAGGAGGGAGCCGTGCAGACTATGCCATCCAGGGTGACACAGGGAGTTGCTGATTTTGAAGAGACTCTATTCATGAGGTGCCATGTTTATTTCACCCCTGGTAGTGGAACGCAGATGAAATTCGAGCCGCGGCCATTTCTTATCTATGTACTGGCCGTTGATGCTGACGAGCTTGATTTCGGGAAAAGCACAGTGGATTTGAGTAATATGATTCAGGACTCTGTGGAGAAGAGCCTTGAAGGGACTCGGGTCAAGCAATGGGACAGTACTCTAAATCTGTCTGGTAAAGCCAAGGGCGGTGCACTTGTTCTAAAACTAGGATTCCAGATCATGGAGAAAGATGGAGGCCTTGGGATATATAGTCAGCCGGAGGGGCAGGGACAGAAGCCCAGGAAAAGCAGAACATATTCACCCTCTATTGCCCGGAAACAGTCGAAGTCATCATTTAGTATTCCGAGTCCAAGAATGTCGAGTCGAGCTGAAGCATGGACGCCGTCACAGACTATAGAGGCTGCAGATCTACAAGGGATTGATGAACTGAATCTTGATGAACCAGCTCCTCGTACGCCTCCTTCAATTTCTCTTCCGGTAAAAAAGTCCGAGATACCAGAGACGAAGATGGATGATAATGATCTAATTGACTTTGATGTTGAGGATAAAGGAGTAGAAATTCAAGATAAAGATAGAGAGGAAGACGAGCAATCTGAAGAAAATTCGGACAAAGTATCTTTCTCAAGTGAGGTAGTGAAGGAAGTTGTGCAAGTTCAGGATCAGCCTCACATCACAAGGTTGGCGGAGCTAGATGCGATTGCTCAGCAAATAAAGGCTCTTGAATCTATGATGGGGGGAGAGAAACCAATCAAAAGAGATGAAGAAATCATGATAGAACCGTTAGATGCAGATGAAGATAAAGTAACAAGAGAGTTTCTTCAGATGCTCGAGGATGCAGATGATGATATGAAGGTTAATCATGACGAAACCCGTTTGCTGAAGCTCGAAAAGTATGAAAATACAGAAGAGATGGATTCTGAGGCTTTTCTTCCTGATCTTGGGAAGGGATTGGGATGCGTGGTGCAAACAAGGAATGGAGGCTACTTGGCAGCAATGAATCCTTTAGATACAGCAGTGGCAAGAAAAGACGCACCAAAACTCGCAATGCAGATATCAAAGCCACTGGTTCTTCAATCAAGCAAGACTGGATTCGAGTTATTTCAGAAGATGGCAGCAATTGGTCTTGAAGAATTGACCTCTGAGATCTTATCATTGATGCCTTTGGATGAGCTCAAAGGTAAAACAGCAGAGCAGATAGCATTTGAAGGAATTGCTTCGCATATTATACAAGGAAGGAACAAAGAAGGTGCCAGTTCAAGTGCTGCTCGAAGCCTTGCTGCTCTCAAATCCATAGGAACTGCATTGAATAGCGGCAGAAAAGAAAAGATTTTAACTGGAATATGGACTGTCAGTGAAGAACCATTAACGGTCGATGAGATTTTGGCCTTTTCAATGCAGAAGATTGAGAATATGACAGTTGAAGGTCTAAAAATTCAGGCAGATATTGCTGAAGAAGATGCTCCATTTGATGTCTCCCCTCTCGATGCAAAAACCTCTGCAGCTGATGGAAAAGTGTTCACTCACTTGTTGGAATCTGCAATTCCAATTGAGGACTGGATAAAACAGAAAAATGTAAAAGGTTCTGATGATGATGCACCGACCATAACAATGTTTGTGGTAGTCCAACTACGGGACCCAGTGAGGCAGTATGAGGCAGTAGGAGGTCCTATGATAGCACTGATTCACGCACCATGTATATCCAAACCATCTTACAGTTACGAGGAGAACAAGTACAAAGTGACGAGTTTGCAAGTTGGAGGCATAAAAATGAGAACATCAGGAAGCAAAAATATGTGGGACGATGAGAAGCAACGGCTTACTTCACTGCAGTGGATTGTAGCATATGGTTTGGGGAAGGCGGGAAAGAAGGCAAAACAATTTGCATCAAAGGGACCGGATATTCTGTGGAGCATTTCGTCACGTGTGATGGCTGATATGTGGCTCAAACCAATAAGAAACCCTGATGTCAAATTCACCAAGTGATTGTCAGAGTTGTGTTGATCCTCAAGTGATATAACTCATGCATGCACGTAGATTCATTTCATTGAGCCGAACATAAATGAGGACATATTCTTCTGTGTTTTATCACGTTTGCAACCAAACTTTTTATTAGAAACTTCAATAAATGTCATTGTGCAACAGAGTT from the Primulina eburnea isolate SZY01 chromosome 3, ASM2296580v1, whole genome shotgun sequence genome contains:
- the LOC140827571 gene encoding protein PLASTID MOVEMENT IMPAIRED 1, which encodes MAADYPARRNSNTQILQELEELSESMYQSHSSNTARRTASLALPRSAVPTTDSTGTEKNEVKIINPKPRTRRMSLSPWRSRPKIDEETEQTEPSERSAPKEGISKWTDDQPAATSEKKGIWNWKPMRALSHIGMQKLSCLFSVEVVAVQGLPASMNGLRMAVCVRKKETKEGAVQTMPSRVTQGVADFEETLFMRCHVYFTPGSGTQMKFEPRPFLIYVLAVDADELDFGKSTVDLSNMIQDSVEKSLEGTRVKQWDSTLNLSGKAKGGALVLKLGFQIMEKDGGLGIYSQPEGQGQKPRKSRTYSPSIARKQSKSSFSIPSPRMSSRAEAWTPSQTIEAADLQGIDELNLDEPAPRTPPSISLPVKKSEIPETKMDDNDLIDFDVEDKGVEIQDKDREEDEQSEENSDKVSFSSEVVKEVVQVQDQPHITRLAELDAIAQQIKALESMMGGEKPIKRDEEIMIEPLDADEDKVTREFLQMLEDADDDMKVNHDETRLLKLEKYENTEEMDSEAFLPDLGKGLGCVVQTRNGGYLAAMNPLDTAVARKDAPKLAMQISKPLVLQSSKTGFELFQKMAAIGLEELTSEILSLMPLDELKGKTAEQIAFEGIASHIIQGRNKEGASSSAARSLAALKSIGTALNSGRKEKILTGIWTVSEEPLTVDEILAFSMQKIENMTVEGLKIQADIAEEDAPFDVSPLDAKTSAADGKVFTHLLESAIPIEDWIKQKNVKGSDDDAPTITMFVVVQLRDPVRQYEAVGGPMIALIHAPCISKPSYSYEENKYKVTSLQVGGIKMRTSGSKNMWDDEKQRLTSLQWIVAYGLGKAGKKAKQFASKGPDILWSISSRVMADMWLKPIRNPDVKFTK